In Phocoena phocoena chromosome 8, mPhoPho1.1, whole genome shotgun sequence, the following are encoded in one genomic region:
- the TMEM179B gene encoding transmembrane protein 179B isoform X1 has translation MALSWLQRVELVFFATAFVCGAVAAAALTRTQGSFSGSCPLYGVAALNGSSLALSRPSAPSLCYFVAGASGLLALYCLLLLLFWVYSSCIEDSHRGPVGLRIALAISAIAIFLVLVSACILRFGTSSLCKSIISLNITSCSDAQKTPWIPPGTALQFYSNLHNAETSSWVNLVLWCVVLVLQVVQWKSEATPYRPLERGDPVWSSETDALVGPRLSHS, from the exons ATGGCTCTCTCTTGGCTGCAGCGCGTCGAGCTCGTGTTCTTTGCTACCGCCTTCGTGTGCGGAGCCGTGGCGGCCGCGGCACTGACTCGGACCCAG GGCTCCTTCAGTGGCAGCTGTCCCCTGTATGGTGTGGCTGCCCTGAATGGCTCCTCCCTGGCCTTGTCCCGACCCTCGGCCCCATCTCTCTGCTACTTTGTGGCTGGGGCCTCTGGCCTGCTGGCCCTCTACTGTCTCCTGCTTCTGCTCTTCTGGGTCTACAGCAGCTGCATCGAGGATTCCCACAG AGGCCCGGTAGGGCTCCGCATTGCACTGGCCATCTCAGCTATAGCCATCTTCCTGGTCTTAGTGTCTGCCTGCATCCTTCGATTTGGCACCAGTTCCCTCTGCAAATCCATCATCTCTCTGAACATAACTAG CTGCTCTGATGCCCAGAAAACTCCATGGATACCCCCTGGAACCGCTCTGCAGTTTTACTCCAACCTACACAATGCTGAA ACCTCTTCTTGGGTGAATCTGGTATTGTGGTGCgtggtcttggtgctccaggtcGTGCAGTGGAAGTCTGAAGCCACTCCATACCGGCCTCTGGAGAGGGGGGACCCCGTGTGGAGCTCTGAGACAGATGCTCTTGTTGGGCCACGCCTTTCCCATTCCTGA
- the TMEM179B gene encoding transmembrane protein 179B isoform X2: protein MALSWLQRVELVFFATAFVCGAVAAAALTRTQGSFSGSCPLYGVAALNGSSLALSRPSAPSLCYFVAGASGLLALYCLLLLLFWVYSSCIEDSHRGPVGLRIALAISAIAIFLVLVSACILRFGTSCSDAQKTPWIPPGTALQFYSNLHNAETSSWVNLVLWCVVLVLQVVQWKSEATPYRPLERGDPVWSSETDALVGPRLSHS from the exons ATGGCTCTCTCTTGGCTGCAGCGCGTCGAGCTCGTGTTCTTTGCTACCGCCTTCGTGTGCGGAGCCGTGGCGGCCGCGGCACTGACTCGGACCCAG GGCTCCTTCAGTGGCAGCTGTCCCCTGTATGGTGTGGCTGCCCTGAATGGCTCCTCCCTGGCCTTGTCCCGACCCTCGGCCCCATCTCTCTGCTACTTTGTGGCTGGGGCCTCTGGCCTGCTGGCCCTCTACTGTCTCCTGCTTCTGCTCTTCTGGGTCTACAGCAGCTGCATCGAGGATTCCCACAG AGGCCCGGTAGGGCTCCGCATTGCACTGGCCATCTCAGCTATAGCCATCTTCCTGGTCTTAGTGTCTGCCTGCATCCTTCGATTTGGCAC CAGCTGCTCTGATGCCCAGAAAACTCCATGGATACCCCCTGGAACCGCTCTGCAGTTTTACTCCAACCTACACAATGCTGAA ACCTCTTCTTGGGTGAATCTGGTATTGTGGTGCgtggtcttggtgctccaggtcGTGCAGTGGAAGTCTGAAGCCACTCCATACCGGCCTCTGGAGAGGGGGGACCCCGTGTGGAGCTCTGAGACAGATGCTCTTGTTGGGCCACGCCTTTCCCATTCCTGA
- the TMEM179B gene encoding transmembrane protein 179B isoform X3: protein MALSWLQRVELVFFATAFVCGAVAAAALTRTQVGLRDGAGRPVGLRIALAISAIAIFLVLVSACILRFGTSSLCKSIISLNITSCSDAQKTPWIPPGTALQFYSNLHNAETSSWVNLVLWCVVLVLQVVQWKSEATPYRPLERGDPVWSSETDALVGPRLSHS, encoded by the exons ATGGCTCTCTCTTGGCTGCAGCGCGTCGAGCTCGTGTTCTTTGCTACCGCCTTCGTGTGCGGAGCCGTGGCGGCCGCGGCACTGACTCGGACCCAGGTGGGGCTGCGGGACGGGGCCGGCC GCCCGGTAGGGCTCCGCATTGCACTGGCCATCTCAGCTATAGCCATCTTCCTGGTCTTAGTGTCTGCCTGCATCCTTCGATTTGGCACCAGTTCCCTCTGCAAATCCATCATCTCTCTGAACATAACTAG CTGCTCTGATGCCCAGAAAACTCCATGGATACCCCCTGGAACCGCTCTGCAGTTTTACTCCAACCTACACAATGCTGAA ACCTCTTCTTGGGTGAATCTGGTATTGTGGTGCgtggtcttggtgctccaggtcGTGCAGTGGAAGTCTGAAGCCACTCCATACCGGCCTCTGGAGAGGGGGGACCCCGTGTGGAGCTCTGAGACAGATGCTCTTGTTGGGCCACGCCTTTCCCATTCCTGA
- the TMEM223 gene encoding transmembrane protein 223 gives MAALGRRWRVRLFLTLQSLAARRALHDVAPPRDVLLFEHERGRFFAVLGLFCAGQGVFWASLAIAALARPPASTRPPDAESPGRGRLDLRSALWRYGLAVGCGAIGTLVLGAGLLFSFRSVRSVMLQAGGKQVTLTTHAPFGWGAHFTVPLDQVSCMAHRGEVPAMLPLKVKGRRFYFLLDKAGHFPNTKLFDSTVGAYRSL, from the exons ATGGCGGCTCTCGGGCGGCGGTGGCGTGTGCGGCTGTTCTTAACGCTGCAGTCCCTTGCCGCGCGCAGGGCTCTGCATGACGTGGCCCCGCCACGGGACGTGCTGCTCTTCGAGCACGAAAGGGGTCGCTTCTTCGCCGTCCTCGGGCTGTTCTGCGCTGGCCAGGGcgtcttctgggcttccctagcCATTGCCGCCTTGGCCCGCCCGCCGGCCTCCACTCGGCCTCCAGACGCCGAGTCCCCAGGCCGCGGCCGCCTGGACCTGCGCTCCGCGCTCTGGCGCTACGGCCTTGCCGTCGGCTGCGGCGCCATCG GTACTCTGGTACTTGGTGCtggtcttctcttttccttccgcTCTGTGCGCTCAGTGATGCTACAGGCTGGAGGGAAGCAAGTGACCCTCACCACTCATGCCCCCTTTGGCTGGGGTGCCCATTTTACAGTTCCCTTGGACCAAGTATCCTGCATGGCCCACCGGGGTGAAGTCCCTGCCATGTTGCCTCTGAAGGTCAAAGGCCGACGATTCTACTTCCTCTTGGACAAAGCTGGACACTTCCCCAACACGAAACTCTTTGACAGCACTGTGGGTGCCTACCGTAGCTTGTGA
- the NXF1 gene encoding nuclear RNA export factor 1, with protein sequence MADEGKSYNEHDDRVGFPQRRKKGRGPFRWKCGEGNRRSGRGGFVVRSSRLEENDRDVAMSDAQDVSRVRYNPYTARPNRRGDNWHERSRIHVTVPLRRDRAPPERGGAGPSRDGASRNWFKITIPYGRKYDKSWLLSMIQSKCSIPFTPIEFHYENTRALFFVEDASTASALKAVNYKILDRENRRISIIINSSLPPHTVQNELKPEQAEQLKLVMSKRYDGSQQALDLKGLRSDPDLVAQNIDVVLNRRSCMAATLRIIEENIPELLSLNLSNNKLYRLDDLSSIVQKAPNLKILDLSGNELKSERELDKIKGLKLEELWLDRNTLCDTFRDQSTYISAVRERFPKLLRLDGHELPPPIAFDIEAPTVLPPCKGSYFGTETLKNLVLHFLQQYYTIYDSGDRQQLLDAYHDGACCSLSIPFTPQNPARSNLAEYFKDSRNVKKLKDPTLRFRLLKHTRLNVVAFLNELPKTQHDVSSFVVDISAQTSTLLCFSVNGVFKEVDGKSRDSLRAFTRTFIAVPASNSGLCIVNDELFVRNASPDEIQRAFAMPAPTPSSSPVPTLSPEQQEMIQAFSTQSGMNLEWSQKCLQDNHWDYTRSAQAFTHLKAKGEIPEVAFIK encoded by the exons ATGGCGGACGAGGGGAAGTCGTACAACG AGCATGATGATCGAGTTGGTTTCcctcaaagaagaaagaaaggccgGGGCCCCTTCCGGTGGAAGTGTGGTGAGGGGAACCGGAGGTCTGGAAGAGGAGGTTTCGTTGTTCGGTCTTCCCGCCTTGAGGAGAATGACAGAGATGTGGCAATGAGCGATGCCCAGGATGTTTCCCGAGTACGATA caaCCCCTATACTGCACGACCCAACCGTCGGGGTGATAATTGGCACGAGCGGTCCCGAATTCATGTTACGGTGCCCCTGCGGAGAGATAGAGCTCCTCCCGAGAGGGGCGGGGCTGGCCCCAGCCGGGACGGGGCCTCGAGGAACTGGTTTAAGATTACA ATTCCTTATGGCAGGAAGTATGACAAGTCATGGCTCCTGAGCATGATCCAGAGCAAGTGCAGCATCCCTTTCACTCCCATTGAG TTTCACTATGAAAACACACGGGCCCTGTTTTTTGTTGAGGATGCCAGTACTGCCTCTGCATTGAAGGCTGTCAACTATAAGATTTTAGATCGGGAGAACCGCAGG ATATCTATCATCATCAACTCCTCTCTTCCACCCCACACTGTGCAGAACGAACTGAAGCCAGAGCAAGCAGAGCAGCTAAAG CTGGTCATGAGCAAACGATACGATGGCTCCCAGCAAGCACTTGACCTCAAGGGCCTCCGCTCAGACCCAG ATTTGGTGGCCCAGAACATTGATGTTGTCCTGAATCGTAGAAGCTGTATGGCAGCCACCCTGCGAATCATTGAAGAGAACATCCCTGAG CTGTTGTCCTTAAACTTGAGCAATAACAAGCTGTACAGGCTGGATGACTTGTCCAGCATTGTGCAGAAAGCACCCAATCTAAAGATCCTCGATCTTTCTGGAAATGAG CTAAAGTCTGAGCGGGAGTTGGACAAGATAAAAGGGCTGAAACTAGAAGAGCTGTGGCTCGACAGAAACACCCTGTGTGATACCTTTCGAGACCAGTCCACCTACATCAG CGCCGTTCGAGAGCGATTTCCCAAATTATTACGCCTG GACGGCCATGAGTTACCCCCACCGATTGCCTTTGACATTGAAGCCCCCACAGTGTTACCTCCCTGCAAG GGAAGCTACTTTGGAACAGAGACCCTCAAGAATCTGGTGCTGCACTTCTTGCAGCA GTACTATACGATATATGACTCTGGGGACCGGCAGCAGCTCCTGGATGCCTACCACGATGGGGCCTGCTGCTCTCTGAGTATTCCTTTCACCCCCCAGAACCCTGCCCG AAGCAACTTAGCTGAGTACTTCAAGGATAGTAGGAATGTGAAGAAGCTTAAAGACCCTA ccctGCGGTTCCGGCTGCTAAAGCACACAcgtctcaatgttgtggccttcCTCAATGAGTTGCCCAAAACTCAGCATGACGTCAGTTCCTTCGTGGTAGACATAAGCGCCCAGACA AGCACgttgctgtgtttttctgtcaatGGGGTCTTCAAAGAAG TGGATGGAAAATCTCGGGACTCTTTGCGAGCCTTTACCCGGACATTCATCGCTGTTCCTGCCAGCAATTCAGG GTTGTGCATCGTAAACGATGAGCTGTTTGTGCGGAATGCCAGTCCTGATGAGATCCAAAGAGCCTTTGCCATGCCTGCACCCACACCTTCTTCCAGCCCAGtgcccaccctctccccagagCAGCAGGAAATGATTCAGGCATTCTCTACCCAGTCTGGCATGAACCTTGAGTGGTCCCAGAA GTGCCTTCAGGACAACCACTGGGACTACACCAGATCTGCCCAGGCCTTTACTCATCTCAAG gCCAAGGGCGAGATCCCAGAAGTGGCATTCATAAAGTAA
- the STX5 gene encoding syntaxin-5 isoform X1, translated as MIPRKRYGSKNTDQGVYLGLSKTQVLSPATAGSSSSDIAPLPPPVALVPPLPDTMSCRDRTQEFLSACKSLQSRQNGIQTNKRTLRAVRQRSEFTLMAKRIGKDLSNTFAKLEKLTILAKRKSLFDDKAVEIEELTYIIKQDINSLNKQIAQLQDFVRAKGSQSGRHLQTHSNTIVVSLQSKLASMSNDFKSVLEVRTENLKQQRSRREQFSRAPVSALPLAPNHLGGGAVVLGAESRASGDVAIDMMDSRTSQQLQLIDEIPTSRVGQTPCRILSPQLLSWAPSSSSWHTWLRNRKRPFRGSTRTCWEPSWMLRPPTQRSSSTSSRSPPTGGLWSKSSSSSLCSSSSLWSSLPEPSPL; from the exons ATGATCCCGCGGAAACGCTACGGGTCTAAGAACACGGATCAGGGTGTCTACCTGGGTCTCTCAAAGACACAGGTCCTGTCCCCTGCAACTGCTGGCAGTAGCAGCAGCGACATCGCCCCTCTGCCCCCCCCAGTGGCCCTGGTCCCTCCCCTTCCCGACACCATGTCCTGCCGGGATCGGACCCAGGAGTTCCTGTCTGCCTGCAAGTCCCTGCAGAGCCGTCAG AATGGAATCCAGACAAACAAGCGAACTCTGCGTGCCGTCCGGCAGCGCAGTGAATTCACCCTCATGGCCAA GCGCATTGGGAAAGACCTCAGCAACACATTTGCCAAGCTGGAGAAGCTGACAATCT TGGCAAAGCGCAAGTCCCTCTTTGATGATAAAGCAGTGGAAATTGAGGAGCTAACTTATATTATCAAACAG GACATCAATAGCCTTAACAAACAAATCGCCCAGCTTCAAGATTTCGTGAGAGCCAAGGGCAGCCAGAGTGGCCGGCACCTGCAAACCCATTCCAACACCATCGTGGTCTCCCTGCAG tcAAAACTGGCCTCCATGTCCAATGACTTCAAATCAGTTTTAGAAGTGAGGACAGAG AACCTGAAGCAGCAGAGGAGCCGGCGGGAGCAGTTCTCCCGGGCACCCGTGTCAGCCCTGCCCCTTGCCCCCAACCACCTAG GGGGCGGTGCTGTGGTTTTGGGGGCGGAGTCTCGAGCCTCTGGGGACGTGGCCATTGACATGATGGACTCTAGGACCAGCCAGCAGCTGCAGCTCATTGATGA GATTCCTACATCCAGAGTCGGGCAGACACCATGCAGAATATTGAGTCCACAATTGTTGAGCTGGGCTCCATCTTCCAGCAGTTGGCACACATGGTTAAGGAACAGGAAGAGACCATTCAGAG GATCGACGAGAACGTGCTGGGAGCCCAGCTGGATGTTGAGGCCGCCCACTCAGAGATCCTCAAGTACTTCCAGTCGGTCACCTCCAACCGGTGGCTTATGGTCAAAATCTTCCTCATCCtcattgtgttcttcatcatctTTGTGGTCTTCCTTGCCTGAACCCTCTCCACTCTGA
- the STX5 gene encoding syntaxin-5 isoform X2 produces MIPRKRYGSKNTDQGVYLGLSKTQVLSPATAGSSSSDIAPLPPPVALVPPLPDTMSCRDRTQEFLSACKSLQSRQNGIQTNKRTLRAVRQRSEFTLMAKRIGKDLSNTFAKLEKLTILAKRKSLFDDKAVEIEELTYIIKQDINSLNKQIAQLQDFVRAKGSQSGRHLQTHSNTIVVSLQSKLASMSNDFKSVLEVRTENLKQQRSRREQFSRAPVSALPLAPNHLGGGAVVLGAESRASGDVAIDMMDSRTSQQLQLIDEQDSYIQSRADTMQNIESTIVELGSIFQQLAHMVKEQEETIQRIDENVLGAQLDVEAAHSEILKYFQSVTSNRWLMVKIFLILIVFFIIFVVFLA; encoded by the exons ATGATCCCGCGGAAACGCTACGGGTCTAAGAACACGGATCAGGGTGTCTACCTGGGTCTCTCAAAGACACAGGTCCTGTCCCCTGCAACTGCTGGCAGTAGCAGCAGCGACATCGCCCCTCTGCCCCCCCCAGTGGCCCTGGTCCCTCCCCTTCCCGACACCATGTCCTGCCGGGATCGGACCCAGGAGTTCCTGTCTGCCTGCAAGTCCCTGCAGAGCCGTCAG AATGGAATCCAGACAAACAAGCGAACTCTGCGTGCCGTCCGGCAGCGCAGTGAATTCACCCTCATGGCCAA GCGCATTGGGAAAGACCTCAGCAACACATTTGCCAAGCTGGAGAAGCTGACAATCT TGGCAAAGCGCAAGTCCCTCTTTGATGATAAAGCAGTGGAAATTGAGGAGCTAACTTATATTATCAAACAG GACATCAATAGCCTTAACAAACAAATCGCCCAGCTTCAAGATTTCGTGAGAGCCAAGGGCAGCCAGAGTGGCCGGCACCTGCAAACCCATTCCAACACCATCGTGGTCTCCCTGCAG tcAAAACTGGCCTCCATGTCCAATGACTTCAAATCAGTTTTAGAAGTGAGGACAGAG AACCTGAAGCAGCAGAGGAGCCGGCGGGAGCAGTTCTCCCGGGCACCCGTGTCAGCCCTGCCCCTTGCCCCCAACCACCTAG GGGGCGGTGCTGTGGTTTTGGGGGCGGAGTCTCGAGCCTCTGGGGACGTGGCCATTGACATGATGGACTCTAGGACCAGCCAGCAGCTGCAGCTCATTGATGAGCAG GATTCCTACATCCAGAGTCGGGCAGACACCATGCAGAATATTGAGTCCACAATTGTTGAGCTGGGCTCCATCTTCCAGCAGTTGGCACACATGGTTAAGGAACAGGAAGAGACCATTCAGAG GATCGACGAGAACGTGCTGGGAGCCCAGCTGGATGTTGAGGCCGCCCACTCAGAGATCCTCAAGTACTTCCAGTCGGTCACCTCCAACCGGTGGCTTATGGTCAAAATCTTCCTCATCCtcattgtgttcttcatcatctTTGTGGTCTTCCTTGCCTGA
- the TEX54 gene encoding LOW QUALITY PROTEIN: testis-expressed protein 54 (The sequence of the model RefSeq protein was modified relative to this genomic sequence to represent the inferred CDS: inserted 1 base in 1 codon), which yields MGCCQGKDFQTSGEQAKEAGSQEVQEGGTGDTQGCSGSRECAMDHPEVGLGRIELSGLXILAGKEGADADPAENRNLRSHERLLITVLWRRLSLFSRRGSSRSSKRQSVQNPKQACTFQECNREGIQEEPREGVTPALFSVRPSLPPENKVSNLYLPESLCLQGSLCAHRARAPPGLRAL from the exons ATGGGCTGCTGCCAAGGCAAGGACTTTCAGACTTCGGGTGAGCAGGCCAAGGAGGCCGGGTCACAGGAAGTTCAGGAAGGTGGGACCGGAGACACACAAGGGTGTTCAGGGAGCCGGGAGTGCGCGATGGACCACCCAGAGGTTGGACTGGGGAGGATAGAGCTCAGCGGCC GCATCCTCGCAGGCAAAGAAGGGGCCGATGCAGACCCGGCGGAAAACCGGAATCTCAGGTCGCACGAAAGGCTTCTGATCACTGTGCTGTGGCGGCGGCTCTCCCTGTTCAGCCGTCGGGGCTCCTCGCGGTCAAGCAAGAGGCAATCAGTCCAAAATCCAAAGCAGGCGTGTACGTTCCAGGAGTGCAACCGGGAGGGGATCCAGGAGGAGCCCAGAGAAGGGGTGACCCCAGCCCTGTTCTCAGTCCGCCCCAGCCTCCCTCCAGAGAATAAAGTTTCTAACTTGTACCTGCCTGAGAGCTTGTGCCTCCAAGGCTCGCTTTGCGCACACAGGGCGCGGGCACCACCAGGGCTGCGGGCTCTTTAA